A single window of Luteipulveratus halotolerans DNA harbors:
- a CDS encoding aggregation-promoting factor C-terminal-like domain-containing protein has protein sequence MSSPVGRHRAPRQATLRRPAVAATATLSALAVSAAGYASATDLEPASAAGSMTGVDGLSSAPKAQAYQSFDRSSVLASKQSASRSRSAVTARDKSLLAKRIADSKRLQASANQASVSALRSMVSSRTSQAQDMVAAKVAPKPKPKIVERASRAVERTVERVRHGDPRSIARSMLSSYGWSSSQFSCLDKLWTKESGWSTSADNPSSSAYGIPQALPGSRMASAGDDWRTNPATQIEWGLGYIKERYGTPCSAWGHSVDVNWY, from the coding sequence ATGTCTTCACCCGTCGGACGGCATCGCGCCCCTCGGCAGGCCACACTGCGTCGACCCGCGGTCGCGGCCACCGCAACACTCTCCGCGCTCGCCGTCTCGGCAGCCGGCTACGCCTCGGCCACCGATCTGGAGCCCGCCAGCGCGGCCGGCAGCATGACCGGGGTCGACGGACTCTCCTCGGCTCCCAAGGCGCAGGCCTACCAGAGCTTCGACCGCTCGAGCGTGCTCGCCTCCAAGCAGAGCGCCTCGCGGTCGCGTTCGGCCGTCACCGCGCGTGACAAGAGCCTGCTCGCCAAGCGCATCGCCGACTCCAAGCGTCTGCAGGCCTCGGCCAACCAGGCCAGCGTGAGCGCTCTGCGCAGCATGGTGAGCAGCCGCACCAGTCAGGCGCAGGACATGGTGGCAGCCAAGGTCGCACCCAAGCCCAAGCCCAAGATCGTCGAGCGCGCTTCCCGCGCCGTCGAGCGCACGGTCGAGCGTGTCCGCCACGGCGACCCGCGCAGCATCGCCCGTTCCATGCTCTCCTCCTACGGCTGGAGCTCCAGCCAGTTCAGCTGCCTCGACAAGCTGTGGACCAAGGAGAGCGGCTGGAGCACCTCCGCCGACAACCCGAGCTCCAGCGCGTACGGCATCCCGCAGGCGCTGCCCGGCAGCCGGATGGCCTCGGCCGGTGACGACTGGCGTACCAACCCCGCCACGCAGATCGAGTGGGGCCTGGGCTACATCAAGGAGCGCTACGGCACCCCCTGCTCCGCATGGGGTCACTCGGTCGACGTGAACTGGTACTGA
- a CDS encoding amino acid ABC transporter ATP-binding protein, producing MITFEGVSKSWGDNHVLRSLDFQVQPGEKVSIIGPSGSGKTTILRILMTLETPGEGVVRVGGRTLWDVPQGGKAKETGETRAARRDIGMVFQSFNLFPHMTALANVMEAPVKVAKVPKEQARSEALELLDVVGLADHVDKKPPKLSGGQQQRVAIARALAMKPRVLLFDEPTSALDPELIGDVLAVIRDLAHRSDMTMLMVTHEMRFAEEISDQVVMFDSGSVVEQGPPAQVLKAPQHERTQRFLRAVLEH from the coding sequence ATGATCACCTTCGAGGGCGTCAGCAAGTCGTGGGGCGACAACCACGTGCTGCGCTCGCTCGACTTCCAGGTGCAGCCCGGCGAGAAGGTCTCGATCATCGGGCCGTCCGGCTCGGGCAAGACCACCATCCTGCGCATCCTGATGACCCTCGAGACACCTGGCGAGGGCGTTGTCCGCGTCGGGGGCCGGACGTTGTGGGACGTGCCGCAGGGTGGCAAGGCCAAGGAGACCGGCGAGACCCGTGCTGCCCGTCGTGACATCGGGATGGTCTTCCAGTCGTTCAACCTGTTCCCCCACATGACCGCGCTGGCCAACGTCATGGAGGCGCCGGTCAAGGTCGCGAAGGTGCCCAAGGAGCAGGCCCGCTCCGAGGCCCTGGAGCTGCTCGACGTGGTCGGCCTCGCCGACCACGTCGACAAGAAGCCTCCGAAGCTCTCGGGCGGTCAGCAGCAGCGGGTCGCGATCGCACGCGCCCTGGCGATGAAGCCGCGCGTGCTGCTGTTCGACGAGCCCACCTCCGCCCTCGACCCCGAGCTGATCGGCGACGTGCTCGCGGTCATCCGCGACCTCGCGCACCGGTCGGACATGACCATGCTGATGGTCACGCACGAGATGCGGTTCGCCGAGGAGATCTCCGACCAGGTCGTGATGTTCGACTCCGGCTCGGTGGTCGAGCAGGGGCCGCCCGCTCAGGTGCTCAAGGCACCCCAGCACGAGCGCACCCAGCGCTTCCTGCGCGCCGTCCTGGAGCACTGA
- the ehuD gene encoding ectoine/hydroxyectoine ABC transporter permease subunit EhuD codes for MIPSEFQWDNDFAADALPMLLQGLRLTVEISLLGFVLAAVLGLVVAVVRRSKVPVLSHLFSFYVLFIRGTPLLVQAIFVYFVLPKLPGSISLSLFQAGVVVLGVNYSAYCAEVYRAGIEDVPVGQWEAATALSLPSATTWGRIVLPQAIRRVIPILGNYLVQMFKDSAVLLGIGVVELLNSANIFGQDSYRFVEPMVLAGLLYLVISIPASIFFRVMERRFAVNA; via the coding sequence ATGATCCCGTCCGAGTTCCAGTGGGACAACGACTTCGCCGCCGACGCGCTGCCCATGCTGCTCCAGGGTCTGAGGCTCACGGTCGAGATCAGCCTGCTCGGGTTCGTGCTCGCGGCAGTGCTGGGACTGGTGGTGGCCGTCGTACGCCGGTCGAAGGTCCCGGTGCTCTCGCACCTGTTCAGCTTCTACGTGCTGTTCATCCGCGGTACGCCGTTGCTGGTGCAGGCGATCTTCGTCTACTTCGTGCTGCCCAAGCTGCCCGGCAGCATCAGCCTGAGCCTGTTCCAGGCCGGCGTCGTCGTGCTGGGCGTCAACTACAGCGCCTACTGCGCCGAGGTCTACCGCGCGGGGATCGAGGACGTCCCGGTCGGCCAGTGGGAGGCCGCGACGGCGCTCAGCCTGCCGAGCGCGACGACCTGGGGCCGCATCGTGCTGCCGCAGGCGATCCGCCGGGTCATCCCGATCCTCGGCAACTACCTGGTGCAGATGTTCAAGGACTCCGCCGTGCTGCTCGGCATCGGTGTGGTCGAGCTGCTGAACTCGGCCAACATCTTCGGCCAGGACAGCTATCGGTTCGTCGAGCCCATGGTGCTGGCCGGCCTGCTCTACCTGGTCATCAGCATCCCCGCCAGCATCTTCTTCCGAGTGATGGAGCGTCGCTTTGCCGTCAACGCCTGA
- a CDS encoding PhoH family protein, which yields MNRFAEHEVVLPVVVVTELEAKRHHPELGYFARQALRTLDDLRVTHGRLDDAVPIGDEGGTLRVELNHTDPESLPAGFRLGDNDTRILAVSRNLANEGRDVTVVSKDLPMRVKASAVGLHAEEYRAELAVESGWTGIAELEVDDAQMSTLYDEARLEHDAAAELPCNTGTVLLGPNGSALGRVMADKSVRLVRGDRDAFGLHGRSAEQRIALDMLLDPDVGIVSLGGRAGTGKSALALCAGLEAVMERRQHRKVLVFRPLYAVGGQELGYLPGSENDKMGPWAQAVFDTLNAVVSREVVEEVVDRELLEVLPLTHIRGRSLHDAFVIVDEAQSLERNVLLTVLSRIGQNSRVVLTHDVAQRDNLRVGRHDGVAAVIEKLKGHPLFGHVTLHRSERSPIAALVTDLLEGGEV from the coding sequence ATGAACCGCTTCGCCGAGCACGAGGTCGTGCTGCCGGTCGTCGTGGTCACCGAGCTGGAGGCCAAGCGGCACCACCCCGAGCTGGGCTACTTCGCCCGGCAGGCCCTGCGCACGCTGGACGACCTGCGCGTCACGCACGGTCGCCTCGACGACGCGGTGCCGATCGGTGACGAGGGAGGGACGCTCCGGGTCGAGCTCAACCACACCGACCCCGAGTCGCTGCCCGCCGGCTTCCGGCTGGGCGACAACGACACGAGGATCCTGGCGGTCTCGCGCAACCTGGCCAACGAGGGCCGCGACGTCACGGTGGTCAGCAAGGACCTGCCGATGCGGGTCAAGGCGTCCGCGGTCGGCCTGCACGCCGAGGAGTACCGCGCCGAGCTCGCGGTCGAGTCGGGCTGGACGGGCATCGCCGAGCTGGAGGTCGACGACGCGCAGATGTCGACGCTGTACGACGAGGCGCGGCTCGAGCACGACGCGGCCGCCGAGCTGCCGTGCAACACCGGCACGGTGCTGCTCGGCCCGAACGGCAGCGCCCTCGGCCGGGTCATGGCCGACAAGTCCGTCCGCCTCGTCCGCGGCGACCGTGACGCGTTCGGGCTGCACGGGCGCAGCGCCGAGCAGCGCATCGCTCTCGACATGCTGCTCGACCCCGACGTCGGCATCGTCAGCCTCGGTGGCCGCGCCGGCACCGGCAAGTCGGCGCTCGCGCTGTGCGCCGGCCTGGAGGCGGTCATGGAGCGGCGTCAGCACCGCAAGGTGCTGGTGTTCCGTCCGCTGTACGCCGTCGGCGGCCAGGAGCTCGGCTACCTCCCCGGCAGCGAGAACGACAAGATGGGGCCGTGGGCGCAGGCGGTGTTCGACACCCTCAACGCCGTCGTCTCGCGCGAGGTGGTCGAGGAGGTCGTCGACCGTGAGCTGCTCGAGGTCCTGCCGCTGACGCACATCCGTGGCCGGTCGCTGCACGACGCGTTCGTGATCGTCGACGAGGCACAGTCGCTCGAGCGCAACGTGCTGCTGACCGTGCTGTCGCGCATCGGTCAGAACTCGCGGGTCGTGCTCACCCACGACGTCGCCCAGCGCGACAACCTGCGGGTCGGCCGGCACGACGGCGTGGCCGCCGTGATCGAGAAGCTCAAGGGCCACCCGTTGTTCGGGCACGTCACCCTGCACCGCTCCGAGCGCAGCCCGATCGCCGCCCTGGTGACCGACCTGCTGGAGGGCGGCGAGGTCTGA
- a CDS encoding class II fumarate hydratase, with amino-acid sequence MADQMRTEHDSMGEVEVPADALYGAQTARAVENFPISGERVPRAVVHALARLKAAAAQVNADLGVLDRERADAITSAATEVADGQHDEHFPIDVFQTGSGTSTNMNVNEVVARLAHLAGVEVHPNDHVNAGQSSNDTFPSAIRLAAALALAEQLDPALATLQTSLTGRAEAFADVVKSGRTHLMDAVPVTLGQEFGGYARQIELSRARIAEAAAYVHELPLGGTAAGTGLNARPGFAAAVIERVAQDTGLQLREASDHFEAQSTQDAVVALSGALRTLAVSLTKICNDLRWMGSGPRAGLAEIHLPDLQPGSSIMPGKVNPVLPEATLMVCAQVIGHDATITAAGASGAFELNVMLPVIGRAVMEQITFLAGAARTLATRCVDGITADEERCRTYAESSPSIVTPLNSAIGYEAAAAVAKQALKEGRTIREVVIDRGHVASGELTEAQLDAALDVLAMARPARD; translated from the coding sequence ATGGCTGATCAGATGCGGACCGAGCACGACTCGATGGGCGAGGTCGAAGTACCCGCCGACGCGCTGTACGGCGCCCAGACGGCTCGTGCGGTCGAGAACTTCCCGATCTCCGGCGAACGGGTGCCCCGGGCCGTGGTCCACGCGCTCGCGCGGCTCAAGGCGGCTGCTGCGCAGGTCAACGCCGACCTCGGAGTCCTCGACCGTGAGCGGGCCGACGCGATCACGTCCGCCGCGACCGAGGTCGCCGACGGGCAACACGACGAGCACTTCCCGATCGACGTGTTCCAGACGGGGTCGGGCACCTCGACCAACATGAACGTCAACGAGGTCGTCGCGCGGCTCGCACACCTCGCCGGTGTCGAGGTGCACCCCAACGACCACGTCAACGCCGGCCAGTCCAGCAACGACACGTTCCCGAGCGCGATCCGACTGGCGGCCGCGCTGGCGCTTGCGGAGCAGCTCGACCCCGCGCTCGCGACGCTGCAGACGTCGCTCACCGGTCGCGCCGAGGCGTTCGCCGACGTCGTGAAGTCCGGCCGTACCCACCTGATGGACGCCGTCCCGGTCACCCTGGGTCAGGAGTTCGGCGGCTATGCGCGGCAGATCGAGCTGAGCCGCGCGCGGATCGCCGAGGCGGCGGCGTACGTGCACGAGCTCCCGCTGGGCGGTACGGCAGCGGGCACCGGCCTCAACGCACGCCCCGGGTTCGCCGCTGCGGTGATCGAACGGGTCGCCCAGGACACCGGCCTGCAGCTGCGCGAGGCGAGTGACCACTTCGAGGCGCAGTCGACCCAGGACGCTGTCGTCGCGCTGTCCGGCGCACTGCGCACGCTCGCGGTGTCGCTGACCAAGATCTGCAACGACCTGCGCTGGATGGGCTCCGGCCCACGCGCAGGCCTCGCCGAGATCCACCTGCCCGACCTGCAGCCGGGGTCGAGCATCATGCCGGGCAAGGTCAACCCGGTCCTTCCGGAGGCGACGCTCATGGTGTGCGCGCAGGTCATCGGTCACGACGCGACCATCACGGCGGCCGGTGCGAGCGGCGCGTTCGAGCTCAACGTCATGCTGCCCGTGATCGGTCGCGCTGTGATGGAGCAGATCACCTTCCTCGCCGGAGCGGCCCGCACCCTCGCGACGCGCTGCGTCGACGGCATCACCGCCGATGAGGAGCGCTGCCGCACGTACGCCGAGTCCTCACCCTCGATCGTCACACCGCTGAACTCCGCGATCGGGTACGAGGCCGCGGCCGCGGTCGCGAAGCAGGCGCTGAAGGAGGGCCGCACGATCCGCGAGGTCGTGATCGACCGCGGCCACGTCGCGTCCGGTGAGCTGACCGAGGCCCAGCTCGACGCGGCGCTCGACGTCCTGGCGATGGCGCGGCCGGCCCGGGACTGA